In Chitinivibrionales bacterium, the following proteins share a genomic window:
- a CDS encoding methyltransferase domain-containing protein: protein MSTVIPSKKLIANTFSKRASRYGETAFVQRRILQLLIGLIKENLPFDLPLLDAGCGSGPLGTMLQYEKLPLTLFHADLAFNTLAKLRTGRPLAVQSDVEALPYKNAVFGGAVSSSVFQWLDNTEEAATELRRVLVDDGVLYFSVYLENSFSQLVALRRKRGLSIPVRLFSRDEFENLLTAVGFASIKTEIIREQYYFSSGRDVIRFLSDSGSTAVSGKHLGRTELFSLCGEYEDTFSTAHGVPLTVHVALGTARKGR from the coding sequence ATGAGCACGGTCATTCCCTCCAAGAAACTTATCGCCAATACTTTTTCGAAAAGGGCGTCGCGATATGGTGAAACGGCCTTTGTTCAGCGCCGTATTCTTCAGCTTTTGATTGGTTTGATAAAAGAAAATCTGCCGTTTGACCTTCCGCTACTTGATGCGGGCTGCGGTTCAGGTCCGCTTGGAACGATGTTGCAGTATGAGAAGCTTCCCTTGACGCTTTTTCATGCTGATTTGGCGTTCAATACGCTGGCAAAGCTCCGAACCGGCCGGCCATTGGCCGTCCAATCGGACGTTGAAGCTCTGCCGTATAAAAACGCCGTGTTCGGCGGTGCCGTTTCGTCCTCCGTGTTCCAGTGGCTTGACAATACGGAAGAAGCGGCCACGGAGCTGCGTCGCGTGCTTGTTGACGATGGCGTCCTGTACTTCTCCGTGTACCTTGAAAACTCTTTTTCCCAATTGGTTGCCCTGCGCCGGAAACGGGGATTGAGCATTCCGGTGCGGCTGTTCAGCAGGGATGAGTTTGAAAATCTGCTCACGGCCGTAGGGTTCGCCAGCATAAAAACCGAAATTATTCGCGAGCAATACTATTTTTCTTCGGGCCGTGACGTCATTAGATTTTTGAGCGACTCAGGCAGCACGGCGGTGTCGGGAAAACATCTTGGCAGAACGGAATTGTTTTCGCTCTGCGGCGAATACGAAGACACCTTTTCCACCGCCCACGGCGTGCCGCTTACCGTGCATGTTGCGCTGGGAACCGCGCGCAAAGGTAGATGA
- a CDS encoding alpha/beta hydrolase, whose translation MGKPWLVFGGWAISPEILKPLFGDESFYVDINKIMPLLFDGGELNLNWTGIIKKMNECLAIDVAGIVGWSTGAIIACALTQYVTVKRLVLFSATPSFCRREGFKYGMRATVIRSMISKLQEKNDGVVKDFLIQCGLNDDETKNSRYDDQTLIKGLMFLEQVNLIGALKKLECACLVIHGRDDKIIPSHAGETLAGMIGAECKLVDGGHAFFANRVDETKRMIG comes from the coding sequence GTGGGTAAACCCTGGCTCGTGTTCGGCGGATGGGCGATTTCTCCGGAAATACTGAAACCGCTTTTCGGGGATGAAAGTTTCTATGTTGACATAAATAAGATTATGCCGTTATTATTTGATGGCGGCGAATTGAATTTGAACTGGACTGGCATTATCAAAAAAATGAATGAATGTTTGGCGATAGATGTCGCCGGGATTGTAGGATGGTCAACCGGTGCAATTATTGCCTGCGCATTGACTCAGTACGTCACCGTGAAAAGGCTTGTGCTTTTTTCCGCCACGCCCTCGTTTTGCAGAAGGGAAGGATTCAAGTACGGAATGAGAGCAACCGTCATCCGTTCAATGATATCCAAATTGCAGGAAAAGAATGATGGCGTTGTAAAGGATTTTTTAATACAATGCGGTTTGAATGATGATGAAACAAAGAATTCCCGGTATGATGATCAGACGCTGATAAAAGGATTGATGTTTCTTGAGCAGGTAAATCTGATTGGTGCCTTGAAGAAACTCGAATGTGCATGCCTTGTCATCCATGGAAGAGATGATAAAATCATACCCTCTCATGCTGGCGAGACGCTTGCGGGAATGATTGGCGCGGAATGTAAATTGGTTGACGGCGGACATGCGTTTTTTGCAAATCGGGTTGATGAGACAAAAAGGATGATTGGATGA
- a CDS encoding homoserine O-succinyltransferase, with translation MTIVLQKDYHAKAALEQRRVLCIDHEQALKEDIRALRIGILNIMPQAERYEFSLLYPLGRSVLQIEPIWIRLATHTYTSTDQSHLDKLYVPFEDAVARNKLDGLIVTGAPVEEIPFEQVTYWNEILRILRYAQRNIASTLGLCWGGLAIAKFLGMEKVVLPNKQFGVFQTFNLDRDHRVTGDMDDVFWCPQSRHSGIPDAVLEAERDKGKIKLLAHSKETGYVIFESSDQRFLMHLGHLEYEPSRLIEEYKRDLAAGRTDVESPKNFDLESPVNTWRAHRNEFFSQWIKFIHETTQY, from the coding sequence ATGACCATAGTTCTGCAAAAAGACTATCATGCAAAAGCGGCCCTTGAACAGCGCCGTGTTTTGTGCATCGACCACGAACAGGCGCTCAAGGAAGACATCCGCGCGCTGCGCATCGGCATTCTCAACATCATGCCGCAGGCGGAACGGTATGAGTTCAGTCTTTTGTATCCGCTCGGCAGATCGGTGCTCCAGATCGAACCGATATGGATACGGCTGGCGACCCATACCTATACAAGCACCGACCAGTCGCATCTTGACAAACTGTATGTGCCGTTCGAGGACGCCGTCGCGCGCAACAAGCTCGACGGGCTGATCGTCACGGGCGCGCCGGTGGAAGAGATCCCCTTTGAGCAGGTCACCTACTGGAATGAAATTCTCCGCATCCTCCGCTACGCGCAGAGAAACATTGCGTCGACGCTGGGACTGTGCTGGGGCGGGCTCGCCATTGCCAAGTTTCTCGGCATGGAAAAGGTCGTGCTGCCCAATAAACAATTCGGCGTGTTCCAGACCTTCAATCTCGACCGCGACCACCGCGTCACCGGCGATATGGACGACGTGTTCTGGTGCCCGCAGAGCAGGCATTCCGGCATTCCCGACGCGGTGCTGGAAGCGGAGCGCGACAAGGGAAAAATCAAACTGCTCGCGCACTCAAAGGAAACAGGCTATGTGATTTTCGAGAGCAGCGACCAGCGGTTCCTCATGCACCTGGGACACCTCGAATACGAGCCCAGCAGGCTCATCGAGGAATACAAGCGCGACCTTGCCGCGGGCAGGACGGACGTGGAGTCGCCAAAGAATTTCGACCTCGAATCGCCGGTGAACACGTGGCGCGCGCACCGCAACGAATTTTTTTCCCAGTGGATAAAATTCATCCATGAAACGACCCAATATTAA
- the bioA gene encoding adenosylmethionine--8-amino-7-oxononanoate transaminase, which yields MSSRKNTFDHLWFPFTCSQDIEKFPPRVIERGQGVYLYDAKGERYLDAIGSWWVSNLGHGHPRITAAVKKQLDKLEHVLMAGFIAKPALELSRLLAPMLPKGLTRIFYSDDGSTAVEVALKIALQYWAAQGKRRALFVSLAGGYHGDTLGAMSVGDIPAYHSLFHGRFKSQLYTDAPYCYRCPCGKMKETCAAECMTSLEKILAAKGESVAACVFEPMVQGAAGMRIYPAKVLKRIAASCKKYGVLTIADEVFTGFGRTGKLFACEHAGIIPDVMCLAKGLTGGYLPMAATVTNEKIYAAFCGDFRSGRELAHGHSFTGNPLAAAAACEALSIIKEEKIPQSLVSKAAFFRKKLELFDEIEEVGDIRSIGMIAALELVADRKTKKPLPVGKRIPFRIAQKALDKGLLIRPLGNVLYFVPAYIITEDEIEFMMSVTQKSIKEILGEELEK from the coding sequence ATGAGCTCACGAAAAAATACCTTTGACCACCTCTGGTTCCCGTTCACCTGCTCGCAGGACATCGAAAAGTTCCCGCCGCGGGTGATCGAGCGCGGACAGGGGGTCTATCTCTACGATGCCAAGGGGGAACGGTATCTCGACGCGATCGGCTCGTGGTGGGTCTCCAATCTCGGTCACGGCCATCCACGGATCACCGCGGCGGTGAAAAAGCAGCTTGATAAACTGGAACATGTGCTCATGGCCGGTTTTATCGCAAAGCCCGCGCTCGAGCTGTCACGCCTGCTGGCTCCGATGCTGCCGAAAGGCCTCACCCGCATTTTTTATTCAGACGACGGCTCGACCGCCGTGGAGGTCGCGCTTAAAATCGCCTTGCAATATTGGGCGGCACAAGGAAAACGCCGCGCGTTGTTTGTTTCCCTGGCCGGCGGATATCACGGCGATACGCTCGGCGCAATGTCGGTGGGAGACATACCCGCATATCATTCGCTGTTTCATGGAAGATTTAAATCCCAGTTGTACACCGATGCGCCGTATTGCTACCGGTGCCCGTGTGGAAAAATGAAAGAAACATGCGCCGCGGAATGCATGACGTCCTTGGAAAAAATCCTGGCCGCAAAAGGAGAATCGGTTGCCGCTTGCGTTTTTGAGCCGATGGTCCAAGGCGCGGCCGGCATGCGGATATATCCCGCAAAGGTTCTCAAAAGGATTGCGGCCTCATGCAAGAAATACGGCGTTCTCACCATTGCCGACGAAGTATTCACCGGTTTCGGAAGGACCGGAAAACTTTTTGCGTGCGAACACGCGGGCATTATTCCCGACGTCATGTGCCTGGCAAAAGGCCTCACCGGCGGCTACCTTCCCATGGCGGCCACGGTGACAAACGAGAAAATTTATGCGGCGTTTTGCGGGGATTTCAGGTCCGGCCGAGAACTTGCGCACGGGCATTCGTTTACCGGAAATCCCCTGGCCGCGGCAGCGGCCTGCGAAGCTTTGTCGATAATAAAGGAAGAAAAAATTCCTCAATCGCTCGTGTCAAAGGCCGCATTTTTCCGAAAAAAGCTGGAACTGTTTGATGAAATAGAAGAGGTCGGTGATATAAGGTCCATCGGAATGATAGCCGCGCTGGAGCTCGTTGCTGACAGAAAAACGAAAAAACCGCTGCCGGTGGGTAAACGGATACCATTCCGGATAGCGCAAAAAGCTCTTGATAAAGGGCTTCTCATCCGTCCGCTGGGGAATGTTTTATACTTTGTTCCTGCGTATATCATCACCGAAGATGAAATTGAATTCATGATGAGCGTCACCCAAAAATCAATCAAAGAGATATTAGGTGAGGAATTGGAAAAATAG
- the bioD gene encoding dethiobiotin synthase → MEKTARGFFVTGTGTDVGKTFVCRLLARELLKKMPVSYMKPIQTGCTTKKGSLIAPDFEYVKRSGALETGDDNLHVPYRFRPACSPHLAAGIDNEKISLSRVDKCLTKICMLPGMKNGCVLVEGAGGVLVPLGGSMSMIHLIKRLNLPVLLVALPELGTLNHTFLTLCVLHSADVLVAGVVMNNRENRSEDFIYRDNLKTVRKNIGKIPFLEIKYGEKSINKINSFCNELTKKYL, encoded by the coding sequence ATGGAAAAAACAGCCAGGGGCTTCTTCGTAACCGGCACCGGAACCGATGTGGGCAAAACGTTTGTCTGCCGCCTGCTCGCGCGGGAGCTTTTGAAAAAAATGCCGGTCTCGTATATGAAACCCATTCAAACCGGATGCACGACAAAAAAAGGCAGCCTCATCGCGCCGGATTTTGAGTACGTAAAAAGAAGCGGCGCATTGGAAACTGGTGATGACAACCTTCACGTTCCTTACCGCTTCAGGCCGGCCTGTTCGCCGCATCTGGCCGCCGGAATCGATAATGAAAAAATATCGCTGTCCCGGGTTGACAAATGCTTGACAAAAATTTGCATGCTTCCGGGCATGAAAAACGGCTGTGTGCTTGTTGAAGGCGCTGGCGGCGTGCTGGTGCCGCTTGGTGGATCCATGAGCATGATCCATCTGATAAAACGCCTTAATTTGCCGGTACTCCTTGTTGCACTTCCGGAGCTTGGCACGCTCAATCATACATTTCTCACTTTGTGCGTCCTGCACAGCGCCGATGTGCTTGTTGCCGGCGTTGTCATGAATAACCGGGAAAACCGGTCGGAAGACTTCATTTACCGTGACAATTTGAAAACCGTGCGTAAAAACATCGGAAAAATTCCGTTTCTTGAAATCAAATATGGTGAAAAATCCATTAACAAGATTAATTCCTTTTGTAATGAGCTCACGAAAAAATACCTTTGA
- a CDS encoding NAD-dependent epimerase/dehydratase family protein, protein MILVTGGTGAMGSVLVRMLAHQGKKVRVLCMPGDPFVARVKDTAADIRHADIADRAGLAAVCDGVDTVLHLAAVIISRDEAVFQKINVEGTRNIVDEAVKAKVGHFIYVSSASVTYPAPTPYSLSKRAAEEIVKNSGLDYTMLRPTLVYGEKGGQEFDLYLEYLKKFPAVPFIGSGAALKRPVYVEDVNAGLLAACGSKKTFGKIYNLSGGEAVSMIDFTRLCLRLMDMERKPVVRLPVWLCKMIAAMMKVVMRDPPLKWQVIAGIIQDANLDPADAMKDLGYAPKKVTEQLPRVFPRRNG, encoded by the coding sequence ATGATACTCGTCACCGGCGGCACGGGCGCTATGGGGAGCGTGCTGGTGCGCATGCTCGCGCACCAGGGGAAAAAAGTTCGCGTGCTGTGCATGCCGGGCGACCCGTTTGTCGCACGCGTCAAGGACACTGCCGCCGACATCAGGCATGCGGACATCGCCGACAGGGCCGGCCTCGCCGCGGTCTGCGACGGCGTTGACACGGTGCTGCACCTTGCGGCGGTCATCATTTCAAGGGATGAAGCGGTCTTTCAAAAGATAAACGTTGAAGGCACAAGAAACATTGTCGACGAAGCGGTAAAGGCAAAGGTCGGGCATTTCATTTACGTGTCGTCGGCATCAGTCACTTACCCGGCCCCAACGCCCTATTCGCTCTCCAAACGGGCGGCGGAGGAGATTGTTAAAAACTCGGGGCTTGATTACACCATGCTCAGGCCCACGCTGGTGTACGGCGAAAAAGGCGGCCAGGAATTCGACCTGTACCTCGAGTACCTGAAAAAATTCCCGGCGGTACCGTTCATCGGCAGCGGCGCCGCGCTCAAGCGGCCGGTGTATGTTGAGGATGTCAATGCTGGCCTGCTCGCCGCTTGCGGCAGCAAGAAAACGTTCGGAAAAATTTACAACCTCAGCGGCGGAGAGGCCGTGAGCATGATCGATTTCACGCGGCTCTGCCTGAGGCTGATGGACATGGAGCGCAAGCCGGTGGTGCGCCTTCCGGTGTGGCTGTGCAAGATGATCGCGGCGATGATGAAGGTTGTCATGCGCGATCCGCCGCTCAAATGGCAGGTGATCGCGGGGATAATCCAGGATGCCAATCTTGATCCGGCGGATGCGATGAAAGACCTTGGGTATGCGCCTAAAAAAGTTACCGAGCAATTGCCCAGGGTGTTTCCGAGAAGAAATGGTTGA
- a CDS encoding glycosyltransferase family 2 protein encodes MPAFNAERHLEGVAARIPRELWNDIAHLWIVNDGSNDGTAAVIEQLSHENPKVRPVHFSWNRGYGKAVREGLSRCKGDACDYAVCLHADGQYPPEAIPGFIGKMAANNIDIMQGSRIAPGTALSGGMPRYKYFAGKTLTFFENIVFGLSLTDYHSGMLCYGRKALETLPFDRLSAGFECDIELIALGRAAGLSIAEMPIPTRYADEVSYLRPVEYGMSVLGVMARYLAGRYKPR; translated from the coding sequence ATGCCGGCTTTCAACGCCGAGCGCCACCTCGAAGGCGTGGCCGCCCGCATTCCCCGGGAGCTGTGGAACGACATCGCGCACCTGTGGATCGTCAACGACGGCTCGAACGACGGCACCGCCGCCGTCATCGAACAATTGTCACATGAGAATCCCAAGGTGCGGCCGGTTCACTTCTCGTGGAACCGCGGATACGGCAAGGCCGTGCGCGAAGGACTCTCACGCTGCAAGGGGGACGCCTGCGATTACGCGGTATGCCTCCACGCCGACGGCCAGTATCCTCCGGAGGCGATCCCGGGGTTCATCGGGAAAATGGCGGCAAACAACATCGACATCATGCAGGGCTCGCGCATCGCTCCGGGCACCGCGCTTTCCGGAGGCATGCCGCGGTACAAATATTTTGCGGGAAAGACTTTGACGTTCTTTGAAAATATCGTTTTCGGGCTTTCGCTCACGGATTATCACAGCGGCATGCTCTGCTATGGCAGAAAGGCGCTTGAAACGCTGCCGTTCGACCGCCTGAGCGCCGGTTTCGAGTGCGACATTGAACTGATCGCGCTCGGCCGGGCTGCCGGACTGTCGATCGCCGAAATGCCGATCCCCACACGGTACGCCGACGAGGTTTCGTACCTGCGGCCGGTGGAATACGGCATGAGCGTGCTCGGGGTCATGGCACGGTATCTTGCAGGAAGGTACAAACCGCGATGA
- the bioB gene encoding biotin synthase BioB yields MTSFQKAQHLYNKAIGRSIDDDDLDTIIAWPESEITLLFACADLVRRKFFNDIVDPCALMNIKAGGCGEDCAFCAQSSHNTAKVAVKDLADADEIIKNSKAAYERKLTFCVVSSGRRLSREEVKIVADALRKCKGELHASLGILSGEEFVLLKNAGVSCYNHNLETSRRFYPEIVSTHDYKDRIKTVRAAKKAGLFVCCGGIFGMGETWDDRKALCRELRALDVDTIPINFFMPIPGTRVKPPLESPIEFLKIVSLFRLALPEKTIKVCGGRELNLGPMQALMFCAGANGYISGDYLTTKGDSVESDDTMIQKLRLRKKHSKKSSD; encoded by the coding sequence ATGACTTCGTTTCAAAAAGCCCAGCACCTTTACAATAAAGCAATCGGCAGATCCATCGATGATGATGACCTGGATACCATCATCGCCTGGCCGGAAAGCGAAATCACGCTTCTTTTCGCCTGCGCCGATCTTGTCAGACGGAAATTCTTCAACGATATCGTCGATCCCTGCGCGCTCATGAACATCAAAGCGGGCGGGTGCGGCGAAGACTGCGCGTTCTGCGCGCAGTCGTCACATAACACGGCAAAGGTGGCTGTCAAAGACCTGGCGGACGCCGACGAAATCATTAAAAATTCCAAAGCCGCTTATGAAAGAAAACTTACCTTTTGCGTTGTGTCAAGCGGCAGACGGCTTTCCCGCGAAGAAGTGAAAATAGTCGCGGATGCCCTGAGAAAATGCAAAGGCGAGCTGCACGCGTCGCTCGGCATTCTTTCCGGAGAAGAATTTGTCCTGTTGAAAAATGCGGGGGTTTCGTGCTACAACCACAATCTCGAGACAAGCCGCAGGTTTTATCCCGAAATCGTGTCGACGCATGATTATAAAGACCGTATCAAGACGGTAAGGGCCGCAAAAAAGGCAGGTTTGTTTGTTTGCTGCGGCGGCATATTCGGCATGGGGGAGACCTGGGACGACCGCAAGGCCCTCTGCCGTGAGTTGCGGGCGTTGGATGTTGATACCATTCCGATAAATTTTTTCATGCCAATTCCCGGCACCCGTGTAAAACCGCCGCTGGAATCGCCGATTGAGTTTTTAAAAATCGTTTCCCTGTTCCGTCTTGCGCTTCCGGAAAAGACCATAAAAGTCTGCGGCGGCAGGGAACTGAACCTCGGTCCCATGCAGGCGCTCATGTTCTGCGCCGGCGCCAACGGGTATATTTCCGGCGATTATCTGACCACAAAAGGGGACAGCGTTGAATCTGATGATACAATGATCCAAAAATTACGGTTGAGGAAAAAACATTCGAAAAAATCATCGGATTGA
- a CDS encoding 8-amino-7-oxononanoate synthase, whose product MNDSPIYARLDAELEERKKKNLFRTPGASGEGVRIDLSTNSYLNLQDNADVALEAKKLAGECLSGNLASRIIETRSPLYNKLESELAQWKKAEAALVFNSGYAANLGIVQSLCTRDTEVFCDRLNHASIIDGIRLSGAFLSRYAHCDMADLKKRLESSKKKEKLIVSDSVFSMDGDAAPLADICELAKKYRCMVMIDEAHATGVFGGTLAGYVEECGVSEDVDVVMGTLSKAIAGLGGFFAGSSMLKDSLVNNARSLIYSTALPQSVLAHNLAAVYYIKKHPEVGKELLAKAEKYREEVQSLGFDTLNSSTHIIPCIVENESDAIGLSAFLMRRGIKAPAIRPPTVPAGTARIRFSVHVGCSSDDLAFAISQLSEWKKSRG is encoded by the coding sequence ATGAACGATTCACCCATTTACGCTCGTCTCGATGCTGAACTTGAGGAAAGAAAGAAGAAAAATCTGTTCAGGACTCCCGGTGCGTCCGGCGAGGGCGTCCGGATCGATCTGTCAACCAATAGTTACCTGAATCTGCAGGATAATGCCGACGTCGCCTTGGAGGCGAAAAAACTCGCCGGTGAATGTCTTTCAGGAAACCTTGCTTCCAGAATCATCGAAACCCGCTCGCCGCTTTATAATAAACTGGAATCAGAATTGGCGCAATGGAAAAAAGCCGAAGCAGCTCTTGTTTTCAATTCTGGGTATGCCGCGAACCTCGGCATCGTACAATCTCTTTGCACGCGCGACACCGAGGTTTTCTGCGACAGGCTGAATCATGCGTCAATAATTGACGGAATAAGATTGTCGGGCGCGTTTCTTTCAAGATACGCCCATTGCGACATGGCCGACCTCAAGAAAAGGCTTGAATCGTCAAAGAAAAAAGAAAAACTCATTGTCAGCGATTCGGTGTTCTCCATGGACGGTGACGCGGCACCGCTGGCCGACATTTGCGAACTGGCAAAAAAATACCGTTGCATGGTGATGATCGACGAGGCGCATGCAACAGGCGTTTTCGGCGGGACGCTTGCCGGTTATGTTGAAGAATGCGGGGTCTCGGAGGACGTTGACGTGGTGATGGGGACCCTGAGCAAGGCGATCGCGGGACTCGGCGGATTTTTCGCAGGAAGCTCAATGCTGAAGGATTCCTTAGTCAATAACGCGCGCAGTTTGATTTATTCAACTGCCTTGCCGCAGTCGGTTCTCGCGCACAATCTCGCAGCAGTCTATTATATAAAAAAACATCCGGAAGTGGGAAAGGAACTTCTTGCAAAGGCCGAAAAATACCGCGAAGAAGTACAGTCCCTCGGATTTGACACCCTGAATTCATCAACCCACATCATTCCCTGCATTGTCGAAAACGAAAGTGACGCCATCGGTTTGTCGGCGTTCCTGATGAGGCGCGGCATAAAAGCCCCGGCCATCAGGCCGCCGACTGTTCCCGCGGGGACGGCGCGCATACGGTTCTCCGTTCATGTGGGGTGTTCGTCGGATGATCTTGCTTTTGCAATAAGTCAACTGAGTGAATGGAAGAAATCGCGTGGGTAA
- a CDS encoding bifunctional UDP-4-keto-pentose/UDP-xylose synthase: protein MTTYPAFPRTVCILGCGGFIGSHLVERILGTTDWLIYGIDRSPSKISEHLANPKFTYANINIESPAGVEEYIKKSDAVISLVALCNPSLYNTIPLEVIRSNFTRPLEIVDRCAALKKWLIHFSTCEVYGTTVSHQANVPFNSGTDVFKEETTPFVLGPIHAQRWTYACAKQLLERAIYGYGFERGLAYTVVRPFNFIGPRMDFLPGIDGEGVPRVLACFMEALLSQKPLKLVDGGRNRRCFTAIEDAVGAVMAILAHPDSAKGRVFNVGNPRNETTIAGLAGTMIALYRELLPESADFPYVTQDVTSSEFYGEGYEDSDRRVPDITLAKTLLGWEPAVPLDKALRTAMAFYIKEYANAHAVREAI, encoded by the coding sequence ATGACGACATACCCCGCTTTCCCCCGCACGGTCTGCATCCTCGGCTGCGGCGGGTTCATCGGATCGCACCTTGTCGAGCGCATCCTCGGCACCACGGATTGGCTTATCTACGGCATAGACAGGAGTCCATCGAAAATCTCCGAACACCTCGCCAATCCGAAATTTACCTATGCGAACATCAACATCGAGTCCCCGGCGGGCGTCGAGGAGTACATCAAAAAAAGCGACGCGGTGATCTCCCTTGTCGCATTGTGCAACCCGTCCCTCTACAACACGATCCCCCTCGAGGTAATCAGGAGCAATTTTACGCGCCCGCTTGAAATCGTCGACCGCTGCGCAGCGTTGAAGAAATGGCTCATCCATTTTTCCACGTGCGAGGTGTACGGCACCACGGTCTCCCACCAGGCGAATGTGCCCTTTAATTCCGGCACCGACGTTTTCAAAGAGGAAACCACCCCTTTCGTGCTCGGGCCTATACACGCGCAACGCTGGACCTATGCCTGCGCAAAGCAGCTGCTCGAGCGCGCGATATACGGGTACGGGTTCGAGCGCGGCCTCGCCTACACCGTCGTGCGTCCGTTCAACTTTATCGGGCCGCGCATGGACTTTCTGCCCGGCATCGACGGCGAGGGCGTGCCGCGCGTGCTGGCGTGCTTCATGGAGGCGCTGTTGTCGCAAAAGCCGCTCAAGCTCGTTGACGGCGGGAGAAACCGCCGCTGCTTTACCGCCATCGAGGACGCGGTCGGCGCGGTGATGGCCATCCTTGCTCATCCCGACAGCGCAAAAGGCCGCGTTTTCAATGTCGGCAATCCCAGAAACGAGACCACCATCGCGGGCCTTGCCGGCACCATGATCGCGCTGTACCGGGAACTGCTCCCGGAGTCCGCCGATTTCCCGTATGTCACCCAGGACGTGACCTCGTCCGAATTTTACGGCGAGGGCTACGAGGATTCCGACCGCCGCGTCCCGGACATCACGCTCGCGAAAACGCTGCTGGGATGGGAGCCGGCAGTTCCTCTTGACAAGGCGCTGCGCACCGCCATGGCATTTTACATCAAGGAATACGCAAACGCCCACGCGGTGAGGGAGGCAATCTGA
- a CDS encoding Rrf2 family transcriptional regulator, with amino-acid sequence MAFKLSTKCRYGTRAIVEIAKGYGKVPVKRKDIAKSQRISESYLENILISLKNNGMIDTIRGAQGGYMLKKPPSAIVLFDVVQALEGSLAPVECLERQSACNRIPHCSTRNLWKNLMDAQKKVLQSVTLQNLIDGEKTEEVNFCI; translated from the coding sequence ATGGCGTTCAAGCTCTCCACCAAATGCAGATATGGCACCCGCGCAATTGTCGAAATTGCAAAGGGTTATGGTAAAGTTCCGGTTAAAAGAAAAGATATTGCGAAATCACAAAGAATTTCCGAATCTTATCTGGAGAATATTCTCATTTCTTTAAAAAACAACGGTATGATAGACACCATCCGTGGTGCCCAGGGCGGGTATATGCTTAAGAAACCGCCGTCAGCAATCGTACTTTTCGACGTTGTGCAGGCACTCGAAGGATCGCTGGCGCCCGTGGAATGCCTTGAAAGGCAGTCCGCATGCAACAGAATCCCGCATTGCTCCACGAGAAATCTATGGAAAAACCTTATGGACGCACAGAAAAAAGTACTCCAATCCGTCACGCTTCAGAACCTTATTGATGGTGAGAAAACTGAAGAAGTGAATTTTTGCATTTAA
- a CDS encoding site-2 protease family protein, with protein MENQQTPVSFNYTRQDSSGQPGSGKKRGGIFAVLAAIGVVLVKFKSLVFALKFGKLATTIISMFVMIWVYATQFGWWYAAGFVLLIAVHESGHVLAARGAGLKVSMPIFIPFVGAFISMKQQPTNARTEAIVASGGPVLGSIGAFFCLALGIVYKNNLLLALAYTGCLLNLFNLVPVHPLDGGRIVTAISPLMWLIGIPVLLFIALRYPNPLVVLFVILGAFQAYRLWKSPNKEYFAVSKQTRITFAALYFGLMIVLGLVMSWIHGLHSAQGGL; from the coding sequence ATGGAGAATCAGCAAACACCCGTGTCGTTTAACTATACACGGCAGGACTCCTCAGGCCAGCCCGGTTCCGGGAAGAAACGCGGGGGAATTTTTGCAGTTCTGGCAGCGATCGGCGTCGTGCTTGTAAAATTCAAGTCCCTCGTTTTCGCGCTCAAGTTCGGAAAACTAGCCACTACCATCATATCCATGTTTGTCATGATCTGGGTCTATGCCACGCAGTTCGGATGGTGGTATGCCGCGGGATTCGTGCTGCTCATAGCAGTGCATGAAAGCGGCCATGTGTTGGCGGCGCGCGGGGCAGGGCTCAAGGTGTCAATGCCGATCTTCATTCCCTTCGTGGGGGCGTTTATTTCCATGAAACAGCAACCTACCAATGCGCGCACCGAAGCGATCGTCGCCTCGGGCGGACCTGTTTTGGGCAGCATCGGCGCCTTTTTCTGCCTGGCGCTCGGCATTGTTTATAAAAACAACCTGTTGCTGGCATTGGCCTATACGGGATGCCTGCTCAATCTTTTCAACCTTGTGCCGGTGCACCCGCTTGACGGAGGGAGAATCGTCACCGCCATTTCGCCGCTCATGTGGCTCATCGGTATTCCAGTGCTTTTATTTATCGCCTTGCGGTATCCTAATCCCCTTGTCGTACTTTTTGTTATTCTCGGAGCTTTTCAGGCATATCGTTTATGGAAGTCGCCGAACAAGGAGTATTTTGCCGTTTCAAAACAGACGCGCATCACTTTCGCCGCATTGTATTTCGGACTGATGATCGTCCTCGGGCTGGTCATGTCATGGATTCATGGCCTTCATTCGGCGCAGGGTGGATTGTAA